One genomic segment of Drosophila melanogaster chromosome 3L includes these proteins:
- the vvl gene encoding ventral veins lacking, isoform E — MAATSYMTPPSGDLDMALGGGGYHTSSPRSAADAGEMKYMQHHHHHHAAAAAAAHHQLPSSPSPNGQGNGGGLGLGSGSGLGSWSALHPDPWMQTHHTHHLPAAAAVASAADTVKQEMSHLSQQTRIQQGMASPHAAWHAPHAGHYAPTGGSPLQYHHAMNGMLHHPAHAVAAAHHQSVAPLHHTLRGESPQLHIHHHMGGGDRDAISGGEEDTPTSDDLEAFAKQFKQRRIKLGFTQADVGLALGTLYGNVFSQTTICRFEALQLSFKNMCKLKPLLQKWLEEADSTTGSPTSIDKIAAQGRKRKKRTSIEVSVKGALEQHFHKQPKPSAQEITSLADSLQLEKEVVRVWFCNRRQKEKRMTPPNTLGGDMMDGMPPGHMHHGGYHPHHDMHGSPMGTHSHSHSPPMLSPQNMQSSAVAAHQLAAHXQSEIQESNSAAAASTPASLNSLSQQQQQQQQQQQQQHQQQQQHQQQQHTPNTPSSSAGSSATMTSQVMSPQSPLGSSSAGNQANNNNNNNNNNNSSTNNNNNNNNNEEQVKHHQQQQQQQQASSIAAAAAAAMYMDPMRYQHPHHPHPHPHQHPHLNPAHHPHLFHTSDQLQHSQQQTVGGTSSNSQLSPGAGSNSGLPLQPPSSASPAGSASSVLGGHLNLNPLHQHHHYQHHHHQQHHHHQQQQQQLHARRLFELSLQFGAAAAPGAVRHFNSFGGAGGAGGEXHSSAAWFGYESS; from the coding sequence ATGGCCGCGACCTCGTACATGACGCCGCCGAGCGGTGATCTGGACATGGCCCTCGGAGGCGGTGGCTATCACACCTCGTCGCCGCGCTCGGCGGCTGATGCCGGTGAAATGAAGTACATGcagcaccatcatcatcatcatgccGCTGCCGCGGCAGCTGCCCACCATCAGTTGCCCTCGTCGCCATCGCCCAATGGCCAGGGCAATGGTGGCGGACTTGGATTGGGTTCCGGTTCCGGGTTGGGCTCATGGAGTGCCCTCCATCCGGATCCGTGGATGCAAACCCATCATACGCACCATCTgcccgccgccgctgccgttgCCTCGGCCGCTGATACCGTCAAGCAGGAGATGTCGCATCTCTCGCAGCAGACGCGCATCCAACAGGGCATGGCCTCGCCCCATGCCGCCTGGCATGCCCCCCATGCGGGACACTATGCGCCAACGGGCGGGTCACCGTTGCAGTACCATCATGCCATGAACGGAATGCTCCATCATCCGGCCCATGCGGTTGCAGCGGCCCATCATCAGAGTGTGGCGCCACTGCATCATACGCTGCGCGGGGAATCGCCACAGCTGCACATACACCATCACATGGGCGGCGGCGATCGGGATGCCATAAGCGGCGGCGAGGAGGACACTCCCACGTCCGATGATCTGGAGGCCTTTGCCAAGCAGTTCAAGCAGCGCCGAATCAAGCTGGGCTTTACCCAGGCCGATGTGGGCCTGGCACTGGGCACTCTCTATGGCAATGTGTTCTCCCAGACGACCATCTGCAGATTCGAGGCACTGCAGCTGAGCTTCAAGAACATGTGCAAGCTGAAGCCGCTGCTGCAGAAGTGGCTGGAGGAGGCGGACTCCACAACGGGTTCACCCACGTCCATTGACAAGATCGCCGCTCAGGGGCGTAAGCGCAAGAAACGCACCAGCATCGAGGTGAGCGTGAAGGGGGCACTGGAGCAGCACTTCCACAAGCAGCCGAAGCCATCCGCCCAGGAGATAACCTCGTTGGCCGACTCCTTGCAGCTGGAGAAGGAGGTGGTACGCGTGTGGTTCTGCAATCGGCGGCAGAAGGAGAAGCGCATGACGCCGCCAAATACGCTCGGCGGCGACATGATGGACGGCATGCCGCCGGGCCATATGCATCATGGTGGCTATCATCCGCATCACGATATGCACGGCAGTCCGATGGGCACACACTCCCACTCGCACAGTCCGCCCATGCTGAGCCCACAGAATATGCAATCCTCGGCGGTAGCGGCGCATCAGTTGGCGGCCCACTAGCAATCAGAAATCCAGGAGTCGAACTCAGCTGCAGCTGCGTCCACTCCTGCATCCCTCAATAGTctaagccagcagcaacagcagcagcagcaacagcagcagcagcaacaccagcaacagcagcaacatcagcagcagcagcacacacCGAATACACCATCCTCCAGTGCGGGATCATCGGCTACGATGACCAGCCAGGTGATGTCGCCGCAGAGTCCGCTGGGCAGCTCCTCCGCTGGCAATCAGgctaacaacaataataataataataacaacaacaatagcagcaccaacaataacaataataacaataacaacgagGAGCAAGTTAaacaccaccagcagcaacagcaacaacagcaggcaTCCAGCATAGCAGCCGCTGCAGCAGCCGCCATGTACATGGATCCCATGCGCTACCAGCATCCGCACCacccgcatccgcatccgcaccaGCATCCGCACCTGAATCCCGCCCACCATCCGCACCTGTTCCACACGAGCGATCAGTTGCAGCACTCGCAGCAGCAGACCGTCGGCggcaccagcagcaactccCAATTGTCACCGGGTGCCGGCAGCAACAGTGGCCTGCCACTCCAGCCGCCCAGTTCCGCCTCGCCGGCCGGATCCGCATCCTCGGTGCTTGGTGGCCATCTCAATCTGAATCCGCtgcaccagcaccaccactatcagcaccaccatcaccagcagcaccaccaccaccagcagcagcagcagcagctccacgCCCGCCGACTCTTCGAGTTGAGTCTGCAGTTTGGAGCGGCGGCGGCACCGGGAGCGGTACGGCACTTTAACAGCTTTGGCGGGGCGGGCGGAGCGGGTGGCGAATAGCATTCGTCGGCCGCCTGGTTCGGCTATGAGTCCTCCTAG
- the vvl gene encoding ventral veins lacking, isoform F: MAATSYMTPPSGDLDMALGGGGYHTSSPRSAADAGEMKYMQHHHHHHAAAAAAAHHQLPSSPSPNGQGNGGGLGLGSGSGLGSWSALHPDPWMQTHHTHHLPAAAAVASAADTVKQEMSHLSQQTRIQQGMASPHAAWHAPHAGHYAPTGGSPLQYHHAMNGMLHHPAHAVAAAHHQSVAPLHHTLRGESPQLHIHHHMGGGDRDAISGGEEDTPTSDDLEAFAKQFKQRRIKLGFTQADVGLALGTLYGNVFSQTTICRFEALQLSFKNMCKLKPLLQKWLEEADSTTGSPTSIDKIAAQGRKRKKRTSIEVSVKGALEQHFHKQPKPSAQEITSLADSLQLEKEVVRVWFCNRRQKEKRMTPPNTLGGDMMDGMPPGHMHHGGYHPHHDMHGSPMGTHSHSHSPPMLSPQNMQSSAVAAHQLAAHXQSEIQESNSAAAASTPASLNSLSQQQQQQQQQQQQQHQQQQQHQQQQHTPNTPSSSAGSSATMTSQVMSPQSPLGSSSAGNQANNNNNNNNNNNSSTNNNNNNNNNEEQVKHHQQQQQQQQASSIAAAAAAAMYMDPMRYQHPHHPHPHPHQHPHLNPAHHPHLFHTSDQLQHSQQQTVGGTSSNSQLSPGAGSNSGLPLQPPSSASPAGSASSVLGGHLNLNPLHQHHHYQHHHHQQHHHHQQQQQQLHARRLFELSLQFGAAAAPGAVRHFNSFGGAGGAGGEXHSSAAWFGYESSXDSASNGWPHFKREQP; encoded by the coding sequence ATGGCCGCGACCTCGTACATGACGCCGCCGAGCGGTGATCTGGACATGGCCCTCGGAGGCGGTGGCTATCACACCTCGTCGCCGCGCTCGGCGGCTGATGCCGGTGAAATGAAGTACATGcagcaccatcatcatcatcatgccGCTGCCGCGGCAGCTGCCCACCATCAGTTGCCCTCGTCGCCATCGCCCAATGGCCAGGGCAATGGTGGCGGACTTGGATTGGGTTCCGGTTCCGGGTTGGGCTCATGGAGTGCCCTCCATCCGGATCCGTGGATGCAAACCCATCATACGCACCATCTgcccgccgccgctgccgttgCCTCGGCCGCTGATACCGTCAAGCAGGAGATGTCGCATCTCTCGCAGCAGACGCGCATCCAACAGGGCATGGCCTCGCCCCATGCCGCCTGGCATGCCCCCCATGCGGGACACTATGCGCCAACGGGCGGGTCACCGTTGCAGTACCATCATGCCATGAACGGAATGCTCCATCATCCGGCCCATGCGGTTGCAGCGGCCCATCATCAGAGTGTGGCGCCACTGCATCATACGCTGCGCGGGGAATCGCCACAGCTGCACATACACCATCACATGGGCGGCGGCGATCGGGATGCCATAAGCGGCGGCGAGGAGGACACTCCCACGTCCGATGATCTGGAGGCCTTTGCCAAGCAGTTCAAGCAGCGCCGAATCAAGCTGGGCTTTACCCAGGCCGATGTGGGCCTGGCACTGGGCACTCTCTATGGCAATGTGTTCTCCCAGACGACCATCTGCAGATTCGAGGCACTGCAGCTGAGCTTCAAGAACATGTGCAAGCTGAAGCCGCTGCTGCAGAAGTGGCTGGAGGAGGCGGACTCCACAACGGGTTCACCCACGTCCATTGACAAGATCGCCGCTCAGGGGCGTAAGCGCAAGAAACGCACCAGCATCGAGGTGAGCGTGAAGGGGGCACTGGAGCAGCACTTCCACAAGCAGCCGAAGCCATCCGCCCAGGAGATAACCTCGTTGGCCGACTCCTTGCAGCTGGAGAAGGAGGTGGTACGCGTGTGGTTCTGCAATCGGCGGCAGAAGGAGAAGCGCATGACGCCGCCAAATACGCTCGGCGGCGACATGATGGACGGCATGCCGCCGGGCCATATGCATCATGGTGGCTATCATCCGCATCACGATATGCACGGCAGTCCGATGGGCACACACTCCCACTCGCACAGTCCGCCCATGCTGAGCCCACAGAATATGCAATCCTCGGCGGTAGCGGCGCATCAGTTGGCGGCCCACTAGCAATCAGAAATCCAGGAGTCGAACTCAGCTGCAGCTGCGTCCACTCCTGCATCCCTCAATAGTctaagccagcagcaacagcagcagcagcaacagcagcagcagcaacaccagcaacagcagcaacatcagcagcagcagcacacacCGAATACACCATCCTCCAGTGCGGGATCATCGGCTACGATGACCAGCCAGGTGATGTCGCCGCAGAGTCCGCTGGGCAGCTCCTCCGCTGGCAATCAGgctaacaacaataataataataataacaacaacaatagcagcaccaacaataacaataataacaataacaacgagGAGCAAGTTAaacaccaccagcagcaacagcaacaacagcaggcaTCCAGCATAGCAGCCGCTGCAGCAGCCGCCATGTACATGGATCCCATGCGCTACCAGCATCCGCACCacccgcatccgcatccgcaccaGCATCCGCACCTGAATCCCGCCCACCATCCGCACCTGTTCCACACGAGCGATCAGTTGCAGCACTCGCAGCAGCAGACCGTCGGCggcaccagcagcaactccCAATTGTCACCGGGTGCCGGCAGCAACAGTGGCCTGCCACTCCAGCCGCCCAGTTCCGCCTCGCCGGCCGGATCCGCATCCTCGGTGCTTGGTGGCCATCTCAATCTGAATCCGCtgcaccagcaccaccactatcagcaccaccatcaccagcagcaccaccaccaccagcagcagcagcagcagctccacgCCCGCCGACTCTTCGAGTTGAGTCTGCAGTTTGGAGCGGCGGCGGCACCGGGAGCGGTACGGCACTTTAACAGCTTTGGCGGGGCGGGCGGAGCGGGTGGCGAATAGCATTCGTCGGCCGCCTGGTTCGGCTATGAGTCCTCCTAGGATTCGGCGTCGAATGGGTGGCCGCATTTCAAGCGGGAGCAGCCCTAG
- the vvl gene encoding ventral veins lacking, isoform A: protein MAATSYMTPPSGDLDMALGGGGYHTSSPRSAADAGEMKYMQHHHHHHAAAAAAAHHQLPSSPSPNGQGNGGGLGLGSGSGLGSWSALHPDPWMQTHHTHHLPAAAAVASAADTVKQEMSHLSQQTRIQQGMASPHAAWHAPHAGHYAPTGGSPLQYHHAMNGMLHHPAHAVAAAHHQSVAPLHHTLRGESPQLHIHHHMGGGDRDAISGGEEDTPTSDDLEAFAKQFKQRRIKLGFTQADVGLALGTLYGNVFSQTTICRFEALQLSFKNMCKLKPLLQKWLEEADSTTGSPTSIDKIAAQGRKRKKRTSIEVSVKGALEQHFHKQPKPSAQEITSLADSLQLEKEVVRVWFCNRRQKEKRMTPPNTLGGDMMDGMPPGHMHHGGYHPHHDMHGSPMGTHSHSHSPPMLSPQNMQSSAVAAHQLAAH, encoded by the coding sequence ATGGCCGCGACCTCGTACATGACGCCGCCGAGCGGTGATCTGGACATGGCCCTCGGAGGCGGTGGCTATCACACCTCGTCGCCGCGCTCGGCGGCTGATGCCGGTGAAATGAAGTACATGcagcaccatcatcatcatcatgccGCTGCCGCGGCAGCTGCCCACCATCAGTTGCCCTCGTCGCCATCGCCCAATGGCCAGGGCAATGGTGGCGGACTTGGATTGGGTTCCGGTTCCGGGTTGGGCTCATGGAGTGCCCTCCATCCGGATCCGTGGATGCAAACCCATCATACGCACCATCTgcccgccgccgctgccgttgCCTCGGCCGCTGATACCGTCAAGCAGGAGATGTCGCATCTCTCGCAGCAGACGCGCATCCAACAGGGCATGGCCTCGCCCCATGCCGCCTGGCATGCCCCCCATGCGGGACACTATGCGCCAACGGGCGGGTCACCGTTGCAGTACCATCATGCCATGAACGGAATGCTCCATCATCCGGCCCATGCGGTTGCAGCGGCCCATCATCAGAGTGTGGCGCCACTGCATCATACGCTGCGCGGGGAATCGCCACAGCTGCACATACACCATCACATGGGCGGCGGCGATCGGGATGCCATAAGCGGCGGCGAGGAGGACACTCCCACGTCCGATGATCTGGAGGCCTTTGCCAAGCAGTTCAAGCAGCGCCGAATCAAGCTGGGCTTTACCCAGGCCGATGTGGGCCTGGCACTGGGCACTCTCTATGGCAATGTGTTCTCCCAGACGACCATCTGCAGATTCGAGGCACTGCAGCTGAGCTTCAAGAACATGTGCAAGCTGAAGCCGCTGCTGCAGAAGTGGCTGGAGGAGGCGGACTCCACAACGGGTTCACCCACGTCCATTGACAAGATCGCCGCTCAGGGGCGTAAGCGCAAGAAACGCACCAGCATCGAGGTGAGCGTGAAGGGGGCACTGGAGCAGCACTTCCACAAGCAGCCGAAGCCATCCGCCCAGGAGATAACCTCGTTGGCCGACTCCTTGCAGCTGGAGAAGGAGGTGGTACGCGTGTGGTTCTGCAATCGGCGGCAGAAGGAGAAGCGCATGACGCCGCCAAATACGCTCGGCGGCGACATGATGGACGGCATGCCGCCGGGCCATATGCATCATGGTGGCTATCATCCGCATCACGATATGCACGGCAGTCCGATGGGCACACACTCCCACTCGCACAGTCCGCCCATGCTGAGCCCACAGAATATGCAATCCTCGGCGGTAGCGGCGCATCAGTTGGCGGCCCACTAG
- the vvl gene encoding ventral veins lacking, isoform C: MAATSYMTPPSGDLDMALGGGGYHTSSPRSAADAGEMKYMQHHHHHHAAAAAAAHHQLPSSPSPNGQGNGGGLGLGSGSGLGSWSALHPDPWMQTHHTHHLPAAAAVASAADTVKQEMSHLSQQTRIQQGMASPHAAWHAPHAGHYAPTGGSPLQYHHAMNGMLHHPAHAVAAAHHQSVAPLHHTLRGESPQLHIHHHMGGGDRDAISGGEEDTPTSDDLEAFAKQFKQRRIKLGFTQADVGLALGTLYGNVFSQTTICRFEALQLSFKNMCKLKPLLQKWLEEADSTTGSPTSIDKIAAQGRKRKKRTSIEVSVKGALEQHFHKQPKPSAQEITSLADSLQLEKEVVRVWFCNRRQKEKRMTPPNTLGGDMMDGMPPGHMHHGGYHPHHDMHGSPMGTHSHSHSPPMLSPQNMQSSAVAAHQLAAHXQSEIQESNSAAAASTPASLNSLSQQQQQQQQQQQQQHQQQQQHQQQQHTPNTPSSSAGSSATMTSQVMSPQSPLGSSSAGNQANNNNNNNNNNNSSTNNNNNNNNNEEQVKHHQQQQQQQQASSIAAAAAAAMYMDPMRYQHPHHPHPHPHQHPHLNPAHHPHLFHTSDQLQHSQQQTVGGTSSNSQLSPGAGSNSGLPLQPPSSASPAGSASSVLGGHLNLNPLHQHHHYQHHHHQQHHHHQQQQQQLHARRLFELSLQFGAAAAPGAVRHFNSFGGAGGAGGE; this comes from the coding sequence ATGGCCGCGACCTCGTACATGACGCCGCCGAGCGGTGATCTGGACATGGCCCTCGGAGGCGGTGGCTATCACACCTCGTCGCCGCGCTCGGCGGCTGATGCCGGTGAAATGAAGTACATGcagcaccatcatcatcatcatgccGCTGCCGCGGCAGCTGCCCACCATCAGTTGCCCTCGTCGCCATCGCCCAATGGCCAGGGCAATGGTGGCGGACTTGGATTGGGTTCCGGTTCCGGGTTGGGCTCATGGAGTGCCCTCCATCCGGATCCGTGGATGCAAACCCATCATACGCACCATCTgcccgccgccgctgccgttgCCTCGGCCGCTGATACCGTCAAGCAGGAGATGTCGCATCTCTCGCAGCAGACGCGCATCCAACAGGGCATGGCCTCGCCCCATGCCGCCTGGCATGCCCCCCATGCGGGACACTATGCGCCAACGGGCGGGTCACCGTTGCAGTACCATCATGCCATGAACGGAATGCTCCATCATCCGGCCCATGCGGTTGCAGCGGCCCATCATCAGAGTGTGGCGCCACTGCATCATACGCTGCGCGGGGAATCGCCACAGCTGCACATACACCATCACATGGGCGGCGGCGATCGGGATGCCATAAGCGGCGGCGAGGAGGACACTCCCACGTCCGATGATCTGGAGGCCTTTGCCAAGCAGTTCAAGCAGCGCCGAATCAAGCTGGGCTTTACCCAGGCCGATGTGGGCCTGGCACTGGGCACTCTCTATGGCAATGTGTTCTCCCAGACGACCATCTGCAGATTCGAGGCACTGCAGCTGAGCTTCAAGAACATGTGCAAGCTGAAGCCGCTGCTGCAGAAGTGGCTGGAGGAGGCGGACTCCACAACGGGTTCACCCACGTCCATTGACAAGATCGCCGCTCAGGGGCGTAAGCGCAAGAAACGCACCAGCATCGAGGTGAGCGTGAAGGGGGCACTGGAGCAGCACTTCCACAAGCAGCCGAAGCCATCCGCCCAGGAGATAACCTCGTTGGCCGACTCCTTGCAGCTGGAGAAGGAGGTGGTACGCGTGTGGTTCTGCAATCGGCGGCAGAAGGAGAAGCGCATGACGCCGCCAAATACGCTCGGCGGCGACATGATGGACGGCATGCCGCCGGGCCATATGCATCATGGTGGCTATCATCCGCATCACGATATGCACGGCAGTCCGATGGGCACACACTCCCACTCGCACAGTCCGCCCATGCTGAGCCCACAGAATATGCAATCCTCGGCGGTAGCGGCGCATCAGTTGGCGGCCCACTAGCAATCAGAAATCCAGGAGTCGAACTCAGCTGCAGCTGCGTCCACTCCTGCATCCCTCAATAGTctaagccagcagcaacagcagcagcagcaacagcagcagcagcaacaccagcaacagcagcaacatcagcagcagcagcacacacCGAATACACCATCCTCCAGTGCGGGATCATCGGCTACGATGACCAGCCAGGTGATGTCGCCGCAGAGTCCGCTGGGCAGCTCCTCCGCTGGCAATCAGgctaacaacaataataataataataacaacaacaatagcagcaccaacaataacaataataacaataacaacgagGAGCAAGTTAaacaccaccagcagcaacagcaacaacagcaggcaTCCAGCATAGCAGCCGCTGCAGCAGCCGCCATGTACATGGATCCCATGCGCTACCAGCATCCGCACCacccgcatccgcatccgcaccaGCATCCGCACCTGAATCCCGCCCACCATCCGCACCTGTTCCACACGAGCGATCAGTTGCAGCACTCGCAGCAGCAGACCGTCGGCggcaccagcagcaactccCAATTGTCACCGGGTGCCGGCAGCAACAGTGGCCTGCCACTCCAGCCGCCCAGTTCCGCCTCGCCGGCCGGATCCGCATCCTCGGTGCTTGGTGGCCATCTCAATCTGAATCCGCtgcaccagcaccaccactatcagcaccaccatcaccagcagcaccaccaccaccagcagcagcagcagcagctccacgCCCGCCGACTCTTCGAGTTGAGTCTGCAGTTTGGAGCGGCGGCGGCACCGGGAGCGGTACGGCACTTTAACAGCTTTGGCGGGGCGGGCGGAGCGGGTGGCGAATAG